A section of the Streptomyces sp. NBC_01591 genome encodes:
- a CDS encoding DUF3152 domain-containing protein translates to MGRHSRKGPKPSGPDIEAATANAGGEREGIRPSGAGTGRRRRAADAAAGSDAHAPFQQSGHVRGGHPEQHEPGGGWGTGPQQRYRADDHRPGARQTAPRRQPPDGTRPLIPGPRREFVEAFDAPPAPHGPSVPPARPADPYASVGEWDEQPPGGTDDPTPAKDGKSARGRTFTGIAAAAVTTVLAVVVAGQVAQDNGGGTTAAQPSGVDRRGPDGASRSDDRATPEAVRAKPKPLSYAQKMAKAYPLAPELTASGKFETVPGTAKAPGRGHKYQYRIDVEKGLGLDAALFARAVQETLNDDRSWAHDGAMTFERVSTDDPDFVITLASPGTTGEWCKKSGLDTTEDNVSCDSAATERVMINAYRWAQGSSTFGPDKLFAYRQMLINHEVGHRLGHNHVSCGTAGALAPVMQQQTKSLNIDGIKCRPNAWVYPPS, encoded by the coding sequence GTGGGACGACATAGCCGAAAGGGCCCCAAACCCTCGGGGCCCGACATCGAGGCCGCCACCGCGAACGCGGGCGGCGAGCGCGAGGGCATCCGGCCATCGGGTGCCGGTACCGGGCGGCGCCGAAGGGCGGCGGACGCAGCGGCGGGCTCCGACGCGCACGCCCCGTTCCAGCAGTCCGGACACGTCCGCGGCGGCCACCCCGAACAGCACGAACCAGGCGGCGGCTGGGGAACCGGGCCCCAGCAGCGCTACCGGGCGGACGACCACCGGCCCGGAGCGCGGCAGACGGCGCCCCGGCGGCAGCCGCCGGACGGTACCCGGCCGCTGATACCGGGACCGCGGCGCGAGTTCGTCGAGGCGTTCGACGCACCGCCCGCACCGCACGGGCCTTCCGTCCCGCCGGCCCGCCCCGCCGATCCGTACGCCTCGGTCGGCGAGTGGGACGAGCAGCCGCCCGGTGGCACCGACGACCCGACGCCGGCCAAGGACGGCAAGAGCGCCAGGGGCCGCACCTTCACCGGGATCGCGGCCGCCGCGGTGACCACCGTGCTCGCGGTGGTCGTGGCCGGGCAGGTCGCCCAGGACAACGGCGGCGGGACCACCGCCGCGCAGCCCTCGGGCGTCGACCGGCGTGGCCCCGACGGCGCCTCCCGCTCGGACGACCGGGCGACCCCCGAGGCGGTGCGGGCCAAGCCCAAGCCCCTCTCGTACGCCCAGAAGATGGCCAAGGCCTATCCGCTCGCCCCGGAACTGACGGCGTCCGGAAAGTTCGAGACGGTTCCGGGGACGGCGAAGGCGCCGGGCCGGGGGCACAAGTACCAGTACCGGATCGACGTGGAGAAGGGCCTCGGTCTCGACGCCGCGCTCTTCGCCAGGGCCGTCCAGGAGACGCTCAACGACGACCGCAGCTGGGCGCACGACGGGGCGATGACGTTCGAGCGGGTCTCCACCGACGACCCCGATTTCGTGATCACTTTGGCCAGCCCCGGCACCACCGGCGAATGGTGCAAGAAGTCCGGACTGGACACCACTGAGGACAACGTCTCCTGCGACTCCGCGGCGACCGAGCGCGTGATGATCAACGCCTATCGCTGGGCACAGGGGTCGTCGACCTTCGGTCCGGACAAACTCTTCGCCTACCGCCAGATGCTGATCAACCATGAGGTCGGTCACCGGCTGGGCCACAACCATGTGAGTTGCGGCACGGCCGGAGCCCTCGCTCCGGTGATGCAGCAGCAGACCAAGTCGCTGAACATCGACGGGATCAAGTGCCGTCCCAACGCCTGGGTGTATCCGCCCAGTTGA